Proteins encoded in a region of the Candidatus Anoxymicrobium japonicum genome:
- a CDS encoding glycosyltransferase, exosortase A system-associated — MRALHVLDHSIPLHSGYTFRTAALLREQRGLGWQTFHLTSPKQGKYTAPLEEVDGLRFYRTPLPEGPLTNLPILKELALMKRLEARLEEVAREVRPDIIHAHSPVLNALPAIKVARKLGIPVVYEIRAFWEDAAVDHGSTCEGSLRYRATRALETRAIRQVDHVFTICEGLRADIVARGIAVGKVTVIPNAVDVDSFPLASPPDAELQSKLGLTGKTVIGFIGSFYAYEGLDLLLDALPALVSANPDIRVLLVGGGPQEANLRKQAEALGVQDIVIFTGRVPHKDVNRYYDLIDILAYPRHPMRLTELVTPLKPLEAMAQGQLFVASDVGGHKELVKHNQTGILFKAGNKNALADAIQNLLANRQCWPELKKNGRSFVEEVRNWRNSVANYRAPYTALTSLKKA, encoded by the coding sequence ATCCGCGCGCTTCACGTCCTCGACCACTCCATCCCGCTGCACAGTGGCTACACCTTCCGTACCGCCGCACTGCTGCGCGAACAACGGGGGCTGGGCTGGCAAACCTTCCACCTGACCTCGCCCAAGCAAGGCAAATACACCGCACCGCTCGAGGAAGTCGACGGCCTGCGCTTCTATCGTACACCGCTGCCGGAAGGTCCTCTCACAAATCTGCCGATTCTCAAGGAACTCGCCCTGATGAAGCGACTCGAGGCCCGGCTCGAAGAAGTCGCCCGCGAAGTCCGCCCGGACATCATCCATGCCCACTCGCCGGTACTCAATGCGCTGCCAGCCATCAAAGTGGCCCGAAAACTGGGCATTCCAGTCGTCTATGAAATCCGCGCCTTCTGGGAAGATGCTGCCGTAGACCACGGCAGCACTTGCGAAGGCAGCCTCCGCTACCGTGCCACACGAGCCCTCGAAACCCGGGCCATCCGCCAGGTCGATCACGTCTTTACCATCTGCGAAGGCCTGCGCGCCGACATCGTGGCGCGCGGCATAGCGGTCGGCAAGGTCACCGTGATCCCCAATGCCGTCGATGTCGACTCCTTCCCGCTGGCCAGCCCACCGGATGCCGAACTTCAGAGCAAGCTCGGCCTCACCGGCAAAACGGTCATCGGCTTCATCGGTTCCTTCTACGCCTACGAAGGGCTGGACCTGCTGCTCGATGCACTGCCCGCCCTGGTCTCCGCCAATCCAGACATTCGCGTACTGCTCGTCGGTGGCGGACCGCAGGAAGCCAATCTGCGCAAACAGGCCGAAGCATTGGGCGTGCAAGATATCGTCATCTTCACTGGGCGCGTTCCCCACAAGGACGTCAATCGCTATTACGACCTGATCGACATCCTCGCCTATCCCCGACATCCGATGCGCCTGACCGAACTTGTCACCCCGCTCAAGCCGCTGGAAGCGATGGCCCAGGGCCAACTCTTCGTGGCCTCCGATGTCGGTGGACACAAAGAGCTGGTCAAGCACAACCAGACCGGCATCCTGTTCAAGGCCGGAAACAAGAACGCACTGGCCGATGCGATACAAAACCTACTCGCTAACCGGCAATGCTGGCCGGAGCTGAAGAAGAACGGGCGCAGCTTTGTTGAGGAAGTCAGAAACTGGCGCAACAGCGTGGCAAATTACCGCGCCCCCTACACCGCGCTTACCAGCCTCAAAAAAGCTTGA
- a CDS encoding glycosyl transferase family 1, whose translation MPRSIKTLLFSTLFPSSVRPVHGIFVETRLRELLKTGQVETKVVAPVPWFPFSGKRFGEYGQFAATPRFEHRNGIEVFHPRYFLPPKIGMNVAPHTLAACALPTIRKLIREGFDFDLIDAHYYYPDGIAAGIIAKQLGKPFVITARGTDLNLIPQHAYPRKLIVQTAAAAHASIGVCKALMDTLAGLGAEADKLHVYRNGVDLERFRPEEPSLARKKLGLPDDKSILLSVGHLVERKGHHIAIEALGKLPENTFLVIAGSGPERQTLEALAGKLDVADKVRFTGQLENSELRSWYSAADALVLCSSREGWANVLLESMACGTPVIATNIWGTPEVVSTPVAGRLMDDRTPTALTLSFAALFADYPSRADVRAHAEKFSWGETTAAQLALFRSMTGA comes from the coding sequence ATGCCTCGCTCGATAAAAACTCTGCTCTTCTCGACGCTGTTTCCAAGTTCCGTGCGCCCAGTGCACGGCATCTTCGTCGAGACGCGTCTGCGCGAATTATTGAAAACCGGCCAAGTCGAAACGAAAGTCGTAGCTCCCGTGCCCTGGTTTCCTTTTTCCGGAAAGCGCTTCGGCGAATACGGGCAGTTTGCCGCCACCCCGAGATTCGAGCATCGAAACGGGATTGAGGTCTTTCATCCCCGCTATTTCCTGCCCCCCAAAATCGGCATGAATGTCGCACCGCACACACTCGCCGCCTGCGCCCTACCGACGATACGCAAACTGATCCGCGAAGGCTTCGACTTCGACCTGATCGACGCCCATTACTACTACCCCGACGGCATCGCGGCCGGCATCATCGCCAAGCAACTCGGCAAACCCTTCGTCATTACCGCCCGCGGTACCGACCTCAACCTGATCCCGCAACACGCCTATCCGCGCAAGCTGATCGTTCAAACGGCAGCCGCTGCCCACGCCTCGATCGGCGTCTGCAAGGCGCTGATGGACACACTCGCCGGACTCGGTGCCGAGGCCGACAAACTGCATGTATACCGCAACGGCGTCGACCTCGAGCGCTTCCGCCCCGAGGAACCGTCGCTTGCCAGAAAAAAACTCGGCCTGCCCGACGACAAATCAATCCTGCTTTCCGTCGGCCATCTGGTCGAGCGCAAGGGGCACCACATCGCCATCGAAGCGCTGGGCAAACTGCCGGAAAACACTTTTCTGGTCATCGCCGGCTCCGGCCCTGAACGTCAAACCCTGGAAGCGCTCGCCGGCAAACTGGACGTCGCCGACAAAGTCCGCTTCACCGGCCAGCTCGAAAACAGCGAACTGCGTAGCTGGTACAGCGCCGCCGATGCGCTGGTCCTCTGCTCAAGCCGCGAAGGCTGGGCCAACGTGCTGCTCGAATCGATGGCTTGCGGCACGCCCGTCATCGCCACCAACATCTGGGGCACCCCGGAGGTCGTCTCGACCCCAGTTGCCGGTCGACTGATGGACGACCGAACCCCGACCGCCCTTACCCTATCGTTTGCCGCACTCTTTGCAGATTACCCGAGCCGGGCAGACGTTCGAGCACATGCCGAAAAATTCAGCTGGGGAGAAACCACCGCAGCCCAACTGGCACTATTCAGGAGCATGACCGGTGCGTGA